The Nocardioides sp. S5 genome includes a window with the following:
- a CDS encoding patatin-like phospholipase family protein: MTGHGRTALVLGGGGITGIAWEIGIIAGLAEAGVDLTDADIVVGTSAGSVVGAQVANDVPPADLYAAQLEPPDAELGGRLSRIAALKLAPPYLLPGSGRDKLARVGRVARAAHEPGSVDREGVIRSRLPVHAWPDRDLRITAVDAESGEFTVFTADSGVDLVSAVAASCAVPTVWPPVEIGGRSYMDGGMRSTANVDVARDVERVVVLAPLPRSLSKKTSIRAQLERVAPREWSVVTPDPEALAAFGRNLLDPAKRKDAAEAGLRQSRGLVDEIRHVWTA, encoded by the coding sequence ATGACAGGACACGGGCGTACGGCACTCGTCCTCGGCGGCGGCGGGATCACGGGCATCGCGTGGGAGATCGGCATCATCGCCGGCCTCGCCGAGGCGGGGGTCGACCTCACTGACGCAGACATCGTGGTGGGAACGTCTGCGGGCTCGGTCGTCGGCGCGCAGGTCGCGAACGACGTACCCCCCGCCGACCTCTACGCCGCACAGCTCGAGCCGCCCGACGCCGAGCTGGGTGGTCGGTTGTCGCGCATCGCCGCGCTCAAGCTCGCACCGCCCTACCTCCTGCCCGGCAGCGGTCGCGACAAGCTGGCCCGGGTTGGCCGCGTCGCGCGCGCAGCCCACGAGCCCGGGAGCGTCGATCGCGAGGGCGTGATCCGCTCCCGGCTGCCCGTCCACGCCTGGCCCGATCGCGACCTGCGCATCACCGCCGTCGACGCGGAGAGCGGTGAGTTCACCGTCTTCACCGCCGACTCCGGGGTCGACCTCGTCTCGGCGGTGGCGGCCAGCTGCGCCGTGCCGACGGTGTGGCCGCCGGTCGAGATCGGTGGCCGGTCCTACATGGACGGCGGGATGCGCTCGACCGCCAACGTCGACGTGGCCCGCGACGTCGAGCGGGTGGTCGTGCTGGCGCCGCTGCCGAGGTCGCTGAGCAAGAAGACGTCCATCCGGGCGCAGCTCGAGCGCGTGGCCCCGCGGGAGTGGTCGGTGGTGACGCCCGATCCCGAGGCGCTGGCAGCCTTCGGGCGCAACCTGCTCGACCCGGCGAAGCGCAAGGACGCCGCCGAGGCCGGGCTGCGCCAGTCGCGCGGTCTGGTCGACGAGATCCGCCACGTGTGGACGGCCTGA